The following is a genomic window from Hyphomicrobiales bacterium.
GGCGAGGGTGACAACCGCCTTCTTCACGTCCGAACGCTGGCCGAGGGTGTTGCGGAAGCGCTTCACCTTGCCCTTGGTGACCAGCGTGTTGACGCTGAGCACCTTAACGTCGAACAACTTCTCGACAGCCGCTTTGATCTGCGGCTTGGTCGCCTTGCCAGCAACCTTGAACACCACCTTGTTGTGCTCCGACGCCGTCGTAGCCTTCTCGGTGATGACCGGTCCGACGATCACATCATAGTGTCGCGGATCCAGTGCGATGGGAGCCTTGCTCATTTGAAGCGCGCCTCCAACGCGTCGATGGCGGCCTTCGTCAGGACGAGCTTTTCGCGCCGCAGGATGTCGTAAACGTTGATGCCCTGCACCGGCAGCACATCAACATTCGGGATGTTGCGGGCCGCGAGGCGGAAGTTCGTCTCCAGCTCGGCACCGTCCACAACCAGTACGCTCGCGAAACCGAGCTTACCGAAGCTCGCCTTCAAGGCCTTGGTCTTGGGCTCAGCGACGCTGGCCTTGTCGAGCACGACGATCGCACCGTCCTTGGCCTTCGCCGAAAGAGCGTGGCGCAGCGCCAGGGCACGCACCTTCTTGGGCAGATCATGCGCATGATCGCGGACGACCGGACCGAAGGCCTTGCCACCGCCGCGGAACTGCGGAGCGCGGGCCGCTCCGTGGCGGGCGTTGCCGGTACCCTTCTGGCGGTACAGCTTCTTGCCCGTGCGAGCGATTTCGGCGCGGCCGAGGGACTTGTGAGTCCCGGCCTGCCGCTTGGCGAGCTGCCAGCGCACGTAGCGATGAATAAGATCGACGCGCGGCTCAAGACCGAAGATCGTCTCATCGAGATCGATCGTGCCGGCAGCCGAGCCGTCGAGCGTGGTCACATCGAGTTTCATCACGCGTTCTCCTGTCCCTCGGCCTGCGCCGGAACAGCCGCGGACTTCGGCTCGCGGAACGCCCCGGGAAGCGGCGCTTCCTTCGGCAACTTACGCTTCACCGCGTCACGTACCAGAATCCAGCCGCCAGACACACCCGGCACAGCACCCTCAACGAGAATGAGCCCGCGTTCCACGTCCGTCTGCACGATGCGCAGGTTCTGCGTGGTCACGCGCTCAACACCGAGATGCCCGGGCATCTTCTTGTTCTTGAACGTCTTGCCGGGATCCTGGCGACCACCGGTCGAGCCGATCGAGCGATGCGAGACCGAAACACCATGGCTGGCCCGCAGACCGCCAAAGTTCCAGCGCTTCATGCCGCCGGCGAAGCCCTTACCGGTCGTCGTGCCCGTCACGTCGACGAACTGACCGACCACGAAGTGATCAGCCGTGATCTCCGAGCCCACCGGAATGATGTGCTCGGGATCGACGCGAAACTCGGCGAGCTTCTTCTTGGGCTCGACAGTGGCGACCGCGAAACGACCGCGCTCGGCCTTCGAGACATTCTTTACCTTGGCCTTGCCGATGCCGATCTGGAGAGCGGTGTAGCCATTCGTATCGACGGTCCGGTGCGCAACAACCTGGCAGCTGTCGAGCTTCAGAACCGTAACAGGGACGTGCTCACCCGCGTCCGTAAAGACGCGTGTCATCCCAACTTTTTGTGCGATCACGCCTGAGCGCATGAGCGGATCCTCTAAGGCGTTCCAGGAACCAACCAACCGTAACGGAGGGTCAGAGCTTAATTTCGACTTCAACGCCGGAGGCGAGGTCGAGCTTCATAAGAGCATCGACTGTCTGCGGCGTCGGCTCAACGATGTCGAGAACGCGCTTATGGGTACGCATCTCGAACTGCTCGCGCGACTTCTTGTCGATGTGCGGCGAACGGTTCACCGTGAATTTCTCAATACGCGTCGGCAAAGGAATCGGCCCCCGCACCTGCGCCCCCGTCCGCTTCGCGGTCGACACAATCTCCCGCGCCGAAGCGTCGAGAGCATCGTGGTCGAACGCCTGGAGGCGGATACGGATATTCTGGTTAGTCATG
Proteins encoded in this region:
- the rplW gene encoding 50S ribosomal subunit protein L23 — its product is MSKAPIALDPRHYDVIVGPVITEKATTASEHNKVVFKVAGKATKPQIKAAVEKLFDVKVLSVNTLVTKGKVKRFRNTLGQRSDVKKAVVTLAEGHSVDVTTGL
- the rplD gene encoding 50S ribosomal protein L4, whose protein sequence is MKLDVTTLDGSAAGTIDLDETIFGLEPRVDLIHRYVRWQLAKRQAGTHKSLGRAEIARTGKKLYRQKGTGNARHGAARAPQFRGGGKAFGPVVRDHAHDLPKKVRALALRHALSAKAKDGAIVVLDKASVAEPKTKALKASFGKLGFASVLVVDGAELETNFRLAARNIPNVDVLPVQGINVYDILRREKLVLTKAAIDALEARFK
- the rplC gene encoding 50S ribosomal subunit protein L3 yields the protein MRSGVIAQKVGMTRVFTDAGEHVPVTVLKLDSCQVVAHRTVDTNGYTALQIGIGKAKVKNVSKAERGRFAVATVEPKKKLAEFRVDPEHIIPVGSEITADHFVVGQFVDVTGTTTGKGFAGGMKRWNFGGLRASHGVSVSHRSIGSTGGRQDPGKTFKNKKMPGHLGVERVTTQNLRIVQTDVERGLILVEGAVPGVSGGWILVRDAVKRKLPKEAPLPGAFREPKSAAVPAQAEGQENA
- the rpsJ gene encoding 30S ribosomal subunit protein S10 — its product is MTNQNIRIRLQAFDHDALDASAREIVSTAKRTGAQVRGPIPLPTRIEKFTVNRSPHIDKKSREQFEMRTHKRVLDIVEPTPQTVDALMKLDLASGVEVEIKL